A genomic window from Rhodopirellula bahusiensis includes:
- a CDS encoding aldehyde dehydrogenase family protein → MITLNPLRWGKQYESLEFNDVVHFDTGEPIARIGTVGGGIVGRDLRVAHKAREALLEVPTNELLQMCRKAAELFEKETLTVGDSQQTVDDFIHQQSASTGLPEHMCQSNMAKNSFVLSNMEQILDCLTRGLDLSILSKGYGEEGRGVTVSYQAQTPILGAILPNNSPGVHTLWLPAIPMQIGLALKPGSQEPWTPYRMVSAFIEAGVPSAAFGLYPGGHDAGGAIMAKTARSMIFGSAQTIAQHAGNPKVQPHGPGFSKILLGDDIVDDWEMFLDVMVESVLSNSGRSCINCSGIWASRHTREIAAAIAERIGPVDVRPPSDPEAQLAAFTVPAMATGTYAMVQQDLAESGVTDMTAEYGEKLIERDHCAYLRPMVVHADSPDRGVAAKEYMFPFVSVVECPQDQMLSRIGTSLIGTVITSDEKFIQAASRCVDIDRLNIGPLPTNRLNWLQPHEGNIIEFLFANRAYQIAPMPATANV, encoded by the coding sequence ATGATCACACTGAATCCTCTTCGCTGGGGCAAACAATACGAGTCCCTCGAGTTCAACGACGTCGTTCACTTTGATACGGGTGAACCGATCGCACGCATCGGAACAGTCGGCGGCGGAATCGTTGGCCGCGATTTGCGAGTGGCCCATAAAGCTCGCGAAGCGCTCCTCGAAGTTCCCACCAACGAACTGCTGCAGATGTGCCGAAAGGCCGCCGAACTGTTCGAGAAAGAGACATTGACGGTTGGCGACTCGCAGCAAACCGTTGACGATTTCATTCATCAACAATCGGCTAGCACGGGATTGCCCGAGCACATGTGCCAGTCCAACATGGCCAAGAACAGTTTCGTGCTCAGCAACATGGAACAGATCTTGGACTGTTTGACCCGTGGATTGGACCTTTCGATTCTGTCGAAGGGCTACGGAGAAGAAGGCCGCGGCGTCACCGTGAGCTATCAAGCACAGACACCGATCTTGGGTGCCATCCTGCCGAACAACTCACCTGGCGTTCATACGCTTTGGTTGCCAGCGATCCCAATGCAAATCGGGTTGGCTCTCAAACCCGGTTCGCAAGAACCTTGGACGCCATACCGAATGGTCTCCGCCTTCATCGAAGCCGGCGTTCCATCGGCCGCATTTGGTTTGTACCCCGGTGGACACGACGCGGGCGGAGCCATCATGGCCAAGACCGCACGCAGCATGATCTTCGGCAGCGCCCAAACGATCGCTCAACACGCGGGCAACCCAAAGGTTCAACCGCATGGTCCTGGATTCTCCAAGATCTTGCTCGGCGACGACATCGTCGACGATTGGGAGATGTTCTTGGATGTGATGGTGGAAAGTGTGCTGAGCAATTCCGGTCGCAGTTGCATCAACTGCTCCGGCATCTGGGCCAGTCGTCATACACGAGAAATCGCAGCTGCGATCGCGGAGCGAATCGGACCAGTCGATGTTCGCCCACCAAGCGACCCCGAGGCCCAGTTGGCAGCCTTCACCGTTCCTGCCATGGCAACCGGAACTTACGCGATGGTTCAACAGGACTTGGCCGAGAGTGGTGTGACGGACATGACGGCCGAGTACGGTGAGAAGCTGATCGAACGTGATCACTGTGCCTACCTTCGTCCGATGGTCGTTCACGCTGATTCGCCTGACCGAGGTGTCGCGGCGAAAGAATACATGTTCCCATTCGTCAGCGTCGTCGAGTGCCCGCAGGACCAAATGCTCTCTCGGATCGGCACCAGCCTGATCGGCACGGTGATCACATCGGACGAGAAATTCATCCAAGCCGCATCACGGTGCGTGGACATCGACCGACTGAACATCGGACCATTGCCCACCAACCGCTTGAATTGGTTGCAGCCTCACGAAGGCAACATCATTGAGTTCTTGTTCGCCAACCGCGCGTATCAGATCGCACCGATGCCGGCCACAGCCAACGTTTGA
- a CDS encoding acyl-CoA synthetase family protein has product MSLVEGAPAPINPEVQAAAAKALDQLNEHTLKTVHWHFSDDTGSPFWLEKKAELNFDPLTDVKSFDDLKKFPHFEDEWLRGGPINRWVPKGHAGKPVYVFETGGTTGIPKSRMVIEDHWKDYELFSDTLPDEHFPKGSNWLMLGPSGPRRLRLAVEHLAQHRGGICFCIDLDPRWVVKLIKKGWMDHLEEYKKHCIDQAITILTAGHDVKCMFATPKLLESLNEGLEEKGTSLAEVGIKGIFSGGTEFTPQWTRFAVEEMLGGSPDEGGVFMTPTYGNTLMGLACSKPITAADGYKISYYAPQPRAVTEVVQFDDYNAKVGYGETGRVKLYTLTDEFFVPGFMERDEGEREQPFDTYPWDGVSGVRPFHELASATTVGVY; this is encoded by the coding sequence ATGAGTCTTGTTGAAGGTGCTCCCGCCCCAATCAATCCCGAAGTCCAAGCCGCCGCGGCAAAGGCACTCGATCAGCTCAACGAACACACTCTGAAAACCGTTCATTGGCACTTCAGCGATGACACGGGATCGCCGTTCTGGCTCGAAAAGAAGGCGGAACTTAACTTCGACCCGCTCACTGACGTGAAATCGTTCGATGACCTGAAGAAGTTCCCCCACTTTGAGGACGAATGGCTCCGAGGCGGTCCCATCAATCGCTGGGTCCCCAAAGGTCATGCCGGCAAACCCGTTTACGTTTTCGAAACGGGCGGGACGACCGGAATCCCCAAAAGCCGAATGGTGATCGAGGATCATTGGAAGGATTACGAGCTGTTCAGCGACACGCTCCCGGATGAGCATTTCCCGAAAGGGTCAAACTGGCTCATGCTCGGCCCCAGTGGCCCGCGCCGCCTTCGTTTGGCAGTGGAACACCTCGCACAGCACCGTGGCGGAATCTGTTTCTGCATCGACCTGGACCCTCGTTGGGTTGTCAAGTTGATCAAGAAGGGGTGGATGGACCACCTCGAAGAGTACAAGAAACACTGCATCGATCAGGCCATCACGATCTTGACCGCGGGACATGACGTGAAATGCATGTTTGCCACGCCCAAGTTGCTTGAATCATTGAACGAGGGGCTCGAAGAAAAAGGCACCTCGCTGGCGGAAGTCGGCATCAAAGGGATATTTTCCGGCGGCACGGAGTTCACACCTCAGTGGACTCGATTCGCCGTGGAAGAAATGCTTGGCGGATCGCCCGATGAAGGTGGCGTGTTCATGACTCCCACCTATGGGAACACGTTGATGGGGCTCGCTTGCAGCAAACCCATCACCGCCGCGGATGGGTACAAGATCAGCTACTACGCACCACAACCTCGCGCGGTCACCGAAGTCGTTCAGTTCGACGACTACAACGCCAAAGTTGGATACGGAGAAACGGGCCGCGTGAAGCTTTACACGCTGACGGATGAATTCTTTGTGCCTGGATTCATGGAACGTGACGAAGGCGAACGCGAACAGCCTTTTGACACCTATCCCTGGGATGGGGTCAGCGGCGTACGTCCGTTCCACGAATTGGCGAGTGCCACCACCGTCGGCGTCTATTGA
- a CDS encoding carboxypeptidase-like regulatory domain-containing protein — protein sequence MKRFAAFAGMLAMTMTIAVAQDSNVKLNDHLTVPQWVNPAVSGELSGRLILPSTDGSSETIADATIVMTDASGKTLRSKSNAEGDFTFTGVAPGVYALSARADGIFACCAMHVVSDDMASSEMFPKTAEIAAAGIDYSIIKSSIIRYLPPAGKDSLTSIAKADLKGISSQVVGENLFRVAQSNGGMKGRIHMAGAEGRSLTDAGLLNIFLIHDGETVDRVVSNRDGSFEFAGVDAGEYSILAIGLSGMGMAGFELVDEATANAETALVNANGETFVGFGQASDCCCCCPQFSMQVAPLPMAIEACNEVVIGESIVVEETIIDDGMIVEDGFGGAVDAFGNPVDAFGNPVGGGGFAGGGGSYGGGFGGGGGGGFGGGLGGIASLAGLGIVAASLDDDDNNVFPPQPASPIVP from the coding sequence ATGAAACGCTTTGCTGCCTTCGCTGGCATGCTCGCGATGACGATGACCATCGCCGTCGCTCAAGACTCGAACGTCAAATTGAATGACCACCTGACCGTTCCCCAGTGGGTGAACCCAGCAGTTTCTGGCGAGCTCTCGGGCCGCCTGATCCTTCCTTCAACGGACGGATCATCGGAAACGATCGCGGACGCAACCATCGTGATGACCGACGCGTCGGGCAAAACGTTGCGTTCGAAGAGCAATGCTGAAGGTGACTTCACTTTCACAGGCGTGGCTCCTGGCGTTTACGCACTGTCCGCTCGTGCCGACGGTATCTTCGCATGCTGTGCAATGCACGTTGTCAGCGACGACATGGCTTCATCGGAAATGTTCCCGAAGACTGCTGAAATCGCTGCTGCTGGAATCGACTACTCGATCATCAAGTCGTCGATCATTCGCTACTTGCCACCAGCTGGCAAAGACAGCCTGACGTCGATCGCCAAGGCTGACTTGAAGGGAATCTCGAGCCAAGTTGTTGGTGAGAACCTCTTCCGCGTCGCACAATCCAACGGTGGCATGAAAGGCCGTATCCACATGGCTGGTGCTGAAGGCCGCAGCCTCACCGATGCTGGACTCTTGAACATTTTCCTGATCCACGACGGCGAAACAGTTGACCGTGTTGTCAGCAACCGTGACGGATCATTTGAATTCGCTGGTGTTGATGCCGGCGAATACTCGATCTTGGCAATTGGTTTGTCCGGAATGGGCATGGCTGGTTTCGAATTGGTTGACGAAGCAACCGCCAACGCCGAAACCGCTTTGGTCAACGCCAATGGCGAAACCTTCGTCGGATTCGGACAGGCCAGCGATTGCTGCTGCTGTTGCCCTCAGTTTTCAATGCAAGTTGCTCCATTGCCAATGGCAATCGAAGCCTGCAACGAAGTTGTGATCGGTGAATCGATCGTTGTTGAAGAAACCATCATCGATGATGGCATGATCGTGGAAGATGGCTTCGGTGGTGCAGTGGATGCCTTCGGCAATCCAGTGGACGCATTCGGAAACCCTGTCGGTGGCGGCGGATTCGCCGGTGGTGGCGGTAGCTACGGAGGCGGCTTTGGTGGCGGCGGAGGCGGTGGCTTCGGCGGCGGACTGGGCGGAATCGCTTCGCTCGCTGGCTTAGGCATCGTTGCAGCTTCGCTGGATGACGACGACAACAACGTCTTCCCACCACAACCTGCCAGCCCAATCGTTCCCTGA
- a CDS encoding SAM-dependent methyltransferase, protein MTADRNTQNPNAQSSFAMMCCAHGAETLVKEQIASEGWRLAFSRPGFVTAKHDQTKRSPTGVFIRTAARSLGSAKGNHSAEMIQKLQQCIASETVPFDQIHVWPRDRTAIGRFDFEPGIDEVSAAVADEIWSALHDGSTTGGPGLACARPNQIAENGQRILDVVLVDPSQWFFGTHEATTLPTRWPGGVQPIEPAYEPISRAYFKAAESIAWSGFDMRPGDLAVEVGSAPGGACGRLLELGMQVIGVDPADMDPRIGDHPRFIHYPARAGDLPRRVFRGAKWLLVDSTVKPDATLSTVRNMVDSRETSFRGLLITMKLGEYENATHLERWCNFIRTWGIERLEVRQLARNRCEVCAAVTMRA, encoded by the coding sequence TTGACCGCCGATCGAAACACGCAAAACCCCAACGCACAAAGCTCCTTTGCAATGATGTGCTGCGCCCACGGCGCAGAAACCTTGGTCAAAGAACAAATCGCCAGCGAAGGATGGCGTCTCGCTTTTTCGCGGCCAGGCTTCGTCACCGCCAAGCACGATCAAACGAAGCGATCACCGACTGGGGTTTTCATTCGGACCGCGGCTCGATCACTGGGATCGGCCAAGGGCAATCACTCGGCGGAGATGATTCAAAAGCTGCAACAATGCATCGCGTCTGAAACGGTGCCGTTTGATCAAATCCACGTTTGGCCGCGCGACCGCACCGCGATCGGACGATTTGATTTCGAACCTGGCATCGATGAAGTCTCCGCAGCGGTCGCCGATGAGATCTGGTCCGCCCTGCATGACGGTTCCACGACCGGCGGCCCTGGCTTGGCTTGTGCTCGCCCCAATCAAATCGCCGAAAACGGCCAGCGGATCCTCGATGTCGTTTTGGTCGATCCATCGCAGTGGTTCTTCGGAACTCACGAAGCGACGACCCTTCCGACACGCTGGCCCGGCGGAGTCCAACCCATCGAACCCGCGTACGAACCAATTTCCCGCGCCTACTTCAAAGCGGCGGAATCGATCGCTTGGAGTGGATTCGACATGCGACCGGGTGACTTGGCGGTCGAAGTCGGAAGTGCTCCCGGGGGAGCCTGCGGCCGATTGCTGGAACTGGGCATGCAAGTCATCGGCGTCGACCCGGCCGATATGGACCCTCGAATCGGAGATCACCCACGATTCATTCACTACCCCGCTCGAGCCGGCGACCTTCCCCGCCGAGTTTTTCGCGGAGCCAAATGGTTGCTGGTCGACTCAACCGTGAAACCAGATGCGACGCTCAGCACCGTCCGCAACATGGTGGACAGTCGCGAAACGAGTTTCCGTGGCTTGCTGATCACAATGAAACTTGGCGAATATGAAAACGCGACTCACTTGGAACGCTGGTGCAACTTCATCCGCACCTGGGGAATCGAGCGTTTGGAAGTACGCCAACTGGCTCGCAATCGCTGCGAAGTCTGCGCAGCCGTGACAATGCGAGCCTGA